In a genomic window of Occallatibacter riparius:
- a CDS encoding isoaspartyl peptidase/L-asparaginase: MPNEKRSPVLLVHGGAWAIPDADAAAHQAGVRRALEEGWKVLQGGGPAMEAVVAAVTVLEDDPTFDAGRGSFLTSDGGVQLDALLMDGGRMKAGGVACVERLRNPIQAARLVLEESPHVYFVGSGAEAFAQQHGMELIDNAELVLDRERERLRGAQQRAAAGLADETFSGHADDKSPETAVVPPLDSHDTVGAVALDVTGNLAAGTSTGGTLNKAPGRVGDSSLIGCGCYADNMSAAVSLTGWGEPIMKLVLGKWATDRVAAGEAPELAAREAISYLFRRLGGHGGIILLGPDGRFGFAHNTPAMAWGLATPAGIETGLQCTS; the protein is encoded by the coding sequence ATGCCGAACGAAAAGCGATCCCCAGTGCTGCTCGTCCACGGCGGCGCCTGGGCCATTCCGGACGCCGATGCGGCCGCCCACCAGGCCGGCGTCCGCCGCGCCCTTGAAGAGGGATGGAAGGTTCTCCAGGGCGGCGGCCCCGCCATGGAAGCCGTCGTCGCCGCCGTCACCGTCCTTGAAGACGACCCCACCTTCGACGCCGGCCGGGGCAGCTTTCTCACCTCCGACGGCGGCGTGCAGCTCGACGCTCTCCTCATGGATGGCGGCCGCATGAAAGCCGGCGGAGTCGCCTGCGTCGAGCGCCTCCGCAACCCCATCCAGGCCGCCCGCCTAGTCCTTGAAGAGAGCCCTCACGTCTACTTCGTCGGCTCCGGCGCCGAAGCATTCGCCCAGCAGCACGGCATGGAACTCATTGACAACGCGGAGCTTGTCCTCGACCGTGAACGCGAGCGCCTCCGCGGGGCCCAGCAGCGCGCCGCTGCGGGCCTGGCCGACGAAACCTTCTCCGGCCACGCCGACGACAAGAGCCCGGAGACCGCCGTGGTACCCCCTCTCGACAGTCATGACACGGTCGGCGCCGTCGCCCTCGATGTAACCGGAAACCTCGCCGCCGGCACCTCCACCGGCGGAACCCTCAACAAAGCGCCAGGCCGCGTAGGCGACTCCTCCCTCATCGGCTGCGGCTGCTATGCCGACAATATGTCGGCCGCCGTCTCCCTCACCGGCTGGGGCGAACCCATCATGAAGTTGGTCCTTGGCAAGTGGGCCACCGACCGCGTCGCCGCCGGCGAAGCCCCCGAACTCGCCGCCCGTGAAGCAATCTCCTACCTCTTTCGCAGGCTTGGCGGCCATGGCGGCATCATCCTCCTCGGACCCGACGGCCGCTTCGGCTTCGCCCACAACACCCCCGCCATGGCCTGGGGCCTCGCCACCCCCGCCGGCATCGAAACCGGCCTCCAATGCACCTCGTAG
- a CDS encoding cupin domain-containing protein produces MEKMQPEQLLARLIHGSPDPAPPRRSESELAKVQHWTAPILLERCAYLRKMARAGEGWASDTIRDYPGHQATLVVRLRNSSAEMLDGVAQMIHVLEGRATIVTGGLIERPRKTAPGQTTGTAILGGSTQELRPGDVIHIAGGIPVQFHVPNEKPFSCLILQIKEEPTT; encoded by the coding sequence ATGGAAAAGATGCAGCCCGAACAGCTCCTCGCGCGGCTCATCCACGGCAGCCCTGATCCGGCCCCGCCGCGCCGCTCAGAATCGGAGCTCGCAAAGGTTCAGCATTGGACCGCCCCCATCCTCCTCGAACGCTGCGCGTATCTCCGCAAGATGGCCCGCGCCGGCGAAGGCTGGGCCTCCGACACCATCCGCGACTATCCCGGCCACCAGGCGACGCTAGTCGTCCGCCTTCGCAACAGCTCCGCTGAGATGCTCGACGGCGTCGCGCAAATGATCCACGTCCTCGAAGGCCGCGCCACCATCGTCACCGGCGGCCTCATCGAAAGGCCCCGCAAAACCGCTCCCGGCCAAACCACCGGCACCGCCATCCTGGGCGGATCCACCCAGGAACTCCGTCCCGGCGACGTCATCCACATAGCCGGCGGCATCCCCGTCCAGTTCCACGTTCCCAACGAGAAACCCTTCAGCTGCCTTATCTTACAAATCAAGGAAGAGCCGACCACCTGA
- a CDS encoding lipase maturation factor family protein — MHLLTNYFGDLTLARLLVQRGMAAIYLVAFLTVLNQFKPLLGERGLLPVPEFLRRVSFREAPSLFHWRYSDGLADAVAWSGVVLSVLALAGITDAGPIWVSVSAWLVLYALYLSIVNVGQTFFGFGWESMLLEAGFFTAFLGPAHVRPSVIPILILRWMLFRTEMGAGLIKLRHDQCWRDLTCMYYHYETQPLPNALSWYFHWIPKPVHRFSAGYSHFVQVVAPFFLFAPQPVAFIAGVILVSQQLILIISGNYSWLNWLTVVLGFSAFDGHLLRYAGSGFGARPLAWDVVLWALALATTAMSIQPTLNLISKDQMMNYSYNRFHLVGAYGAFGNVSKERYEVVIEGTADAVLTAATEWKEYEFKGKPGDVRRTPPQVAPYHLRLDWMVWFLPFGVAVTSHGIHVYGHKLWFFRFIKRLLTNDATILRLLRRNPFPDAPPAYVRAQFYQYSYTTAAERKVNGAWWSRRLLGSYLAAVGLETLREV, encoded by the coding sequence ATGCACTTGCTCACGAATTACTTCGGCGATCTAACGCTCGCGCGGCTGCTTGTGCAGCGCGGTATGGCGGCAATTTACCTGGTCGCGTTCCTCACGGTGCTGAACCAGTTCAAGCCGCTGCTGGGGGAGCGCGGGCTGCTGCCGGTGCCGGAATTCCTGCGGCGTGTTTCGTTCCGCGAGGCTCCGAGCTTGTTTCACTGGCGCTACTCGGATGGGCTGGCGGATGCGGTGGCGTGGAGCGGGGTTGTCCTCTCCGTGCTGGCGCTGGCGGGGATTACCGACGCGGGGCCGATCTGGGTTTCAGTGAGCGCGTGGCTGGTGCTCTATGCGCTGTACTTATCGATTGTGAACGTCGGGCAGACGTTCTTTGGGTTTGGGTGGGAGTCGATGCTGCTGGAGGCGGGCTTCTTCACTGCTTTTCTTGGGCCGGCGCATGTGCGGCCTTCGGTGATTCCGATCCTGATTCTGCGGTGGATGCTGTTCCGCACGGAGATGGGGGCCGGGCTGATCAAGCTGCGGCATGACCAGTGCTGGCGCGACCTGACCTGCATGTACTACCACTATGAGACGCAGCCGCTGCCCAACGCGTTGAGTTGGTATTTCCACTGGATTCCAAAGCCGGTTCATCGCTTCTCGGCGGGCTACAGCCACTTCGTGCAGGTGGTTGCGCCGTTCTTCCTTTTTGCGCCGCAGCCGGTAGCGTTTATCGCCGGAGTGATTTTGGTTTCGCAGCAGCTGATCCTGATCATCAGTGGTAACTATTCATGGCTGAACTGGCTCACGGTGGTGCTGGGCTTCTCGGCGTTTGATGGGCATCTGCTGCGCTATGCGGGCTCTGGCTTCGGGGCGAGACCGTTGGCATGGGACGTGGTGCTGTGGGCGTTGGCACTGGCGACGACGGCGATGTCGATTCAGCCGACGCTCAACCTGATCTCGAAAGACCAGATGATGAACTACAGCTACAACCGGTTCCACCTGGTGGGCGCATATGGGGCGTTCGGCAATGTGTCGAAAGAGCGCTATGAGGTGGTGATTGAAGGCACGGCCGATGCGGTGCTGACGGCGGCGACGGAGTGGAAGGAGTACGAGTTCAAGGGCAAGCCGGGCGATGTGCGGCGCACGCCGCCGCAGGTTGCGCCGTATCATCTGCGATTGGACTGGATGGTTTGGTTCCTGCCGTTTGGCGTGGCGGTTACGTCGCATGGCATACACGTTTACGGGCACAAACTGTGGTTCTTCCGGTTCATCAAGCGGCTGCTGACGAACGATGCGACGATTCTCAGGCTGTTACGTAGGAATCCATTTCCGGATGCGCCGCCGGCGTATGTGCGGGCACAGTTCTATCAGTACTCGTATACGACGGCCGCGGAGAGGAAGGTGAATGGGGCATGGTGGTCGCGGCGGTTGCTGGGGTCGTATCTGGCGGCGGTGGGTTTGGAGACGCTGAGAGAAGTTTAG
- a CDS encoding 4Fe-4S dicluster domain-containing protein: protein MAYVITDVCKKDFVCVEQCATAAIAPMQGDPKAGTVSQVYINPDECIDCGNCAAVCEPGAIFAESELPADKAHFAEKNRAYFN from the coding sequence ATGGCTTACGTCATTACAGATGTGTGCAAGAAAGACTTTGTCTGCGTGGAGCAGTGTGCCACCGCGGCGATCGCCCCCATGCAGGGCGACCCAAAGGCGGGAACCGTGTCGCAGGTCTACATCAATCCCGACGAGTGCATCGACTGCGGCAACTGCGCCGCCGTCTGCGAACCGGGCGCCATCTTCGCCGAGTCCGAGCTGCCCGCCGACAAGGCTCACTTCGCCGAAAAGAACCGCGCCTACTTCAACTAA
- a CDS encoding prephenate dehydrogenase: MIQRIAILGTGLLGTSVGLALRASGFSGSISGWNRSKAGAEQALAMRAIDSIALDAIEAARQADITLLAVPIYATLDLMEQLSTILTPSQLLTDVGSTKGQITAAAARLYNKPDRAAFLPGHPMAGKERGGAELGDANLFRNAVWLFTDDPSAQRSATGAALVQAWRELIVQMGSRTIDIDPARHDEMVAWVSHLPQFTATALSALLEEEVGDAPELKDVGGRALREMTRLGASPFSMWRDIAATNTAAIEKALLALEQRLTYLRENLREPALRQEFEQANKFRSGS, translated from the coding sequence ATGATCCAGCGCATCGCCATCCTGGGCACCGGCCTGCTCGGCACGTCTGTCGGCCTCGCCCTCCGCGCCTCCGGCTTCTCCGGCTCCATCAGCGGCTGGAACCGCAGCAAAGCCGGCGCCGAGCAAGCCCTCGCGATGCGCGCCATCGATTCCATCGCCCTTGACGCCATCGAAGCCGCGCGCCAGGCCGACATCACGCTGCTGGCAGTCCCCATTTACGCCACCCTCGATCTCATGGAGCAGCTCTCCACCATCCTCACCCCCAGCCAGCTCCTTACCGACGTAGGCAGCACCAAGGGCCAGATCACCGCCGCCGCCGCACGCCTCTACAACAAGCCGGACCGCGCCGCTTTCCTTCCCGGTCACCCCATGGCCGGAAAAGAGCGCGGTGGCGCTGAACTCGGCGACGCTAACCTGTTCCGCAACGCCGTCTGGCTCTTCACCGACGATCCTTCCGCACAGCGCTCCGCAACCGGCGCGGCCCTCGTCCAGGCCTGGCGCGAACTCATCGTGCAGATGGGCTCGCGCACCATCGACATCGATCCCGCCCGCCACGACGAAATGGTCGCCTGGGTCAGCCATCTTCCGCAGTTCACCGCAACCGCCCTCAGCGCCCTGCTTGAAGAGGAAGTCGGTGACGCCCCCGAGCTTAAAGACGTAGGCGGCCGCGCCCTCCGCGAGATGACCCGCCTCGGCGCCAGCCCGTTCTCCATGTGGCGTGACATCGCCGCGACCAACACCGCCGCAATAGAAAAAGCGCTGCTCGCCCTTGAGCAGCGCCTCACCTACCTTCGCGAGAACCTCCGCGAACCCGCCCTCCGCCAGGAGTTCGAACAAGCCAACAAGTTCCGCAGCGGCTCCTGA
- a CDS encoding type II toxin-antitoxin system RelE/ParE family toxin, giving the protein MTKYELRNYITADGKDIVSRWLSGLRDRAARVAIDRRLNRIENGNFGDHKFCQDGVWELRVDLGPGYRVYYALMGSR; this is encoded by the coding sequence ATGACAAAGTACGAGCTCCGAAACTACATCACGGCGGACGGCAAGGACATCGTATCGCGCTGGCTGTCAGGACTCCGTGACAGGGCTGCCCGAGTAGCCATCGACCGTCGTCTGAACCGCATCGAGAACGGTAATTTCGGCGATCACAAGTTCTGCCAGGATGGAGTTTGGGAGCTGCGCGTCGACCTCGGGCCTGGATACAGGGTCTACTATGCGCTCATGGGCAGCAGATAG
- a CDS encoding helix-turn-helix domain-containing transcriptional regulator, with protein MRDIAHDDAMAETFRDDPQYAVDFLNAILADGDQAELLIALRQLAKAFGGVQTIAEKADLNPTQLYRTLSSEGNPELKSLSAILRAMGFRLAVERVKAA; from the coding sequence ATGAGAGATATAGCCCACGACGACGCCATGGCCGAAACATTCCGCGATGACCCTCAGTACGCCGTCGATTTTCTGAACGCCATCCTTGCGGACGGCGACCAGGCCGAGCTCCTCATTGCGCTTCGTCAGTTAGCCAAGGCCTTCGGAGGCGTCCAAACAATCGCCGAGAAAGCCGACCTAAACCCCACACAGCTTTATCGCACCCTCTCGAGCGAAGGCAATCCAGAGCTAAAGAGCCTCTCGGCAATCCTCAGGGCGATGGGTTTCAGGTTGGCTGTGGAACGTGTCAAAGCCGCCTAG
- a CDS encoding type II toxin-antitoxin system VapC family toxin gives MSCYFLEATAFAKLFVREPGTDALIRLMESVEDNRKLIAASTPLEVYAAIRKRERAGGISHEDASAALEILRLEAARTVQEPLNPAVLECARQLLDRRVLRWPDALQLSAALVARDMFQGTDVIFVSASKTLLEAAKAEGLQVVNRTLEPEPAKEAETV, from the coding sequence GTGAGCTGCTATTTCCTGGAAGCCACGGCTTTCGCCAAGCTCTTTGTGCGGGAGCCGGGCACGGACGCGCTCATCCGGCTGATGGAGAGCGTGGAGGACAATCGCAAGCTGATTGCCGCTTCGACGCCGCTGGAGGTGTACGCGGCGATCCGGAAGCGGGAGCGCGCCGGCGGAATCAGCCACGAGGACGCCTCGGCGGCGCTGGAGATTCTTAGGCTTGAGGCTGCGCGAACGGTGCAGGAGCCGCTGAATCCGGCGGTGCTGGAGTGCGCGCGGCAACTGCTGGATAGGCGCGTGCTGCGCTGGCCCGATGCGCTGCAGTTGAGCGCTGCCCTGGTGGCGCGGGACATGTTCCAGGGGACGGATGTCATTTTTGTGTCGGCATCGAAGACGCTGCTGGAAGCGGCCAAGGCTGAGGGGCTGCAGGTTGTGAACCGTACGCTGGAGCCTGAGCCGGCCAAGGAAGCTGAGACGGTTTAG
- a CDS encoding sensor histidine kinase has product MRYACLAILAILISLLSGAPGFAQKTAKNILVIFSSANQTSDLGQIEHAMQAHYAGQVNVYVSYIYGNFEQAWAGASYLDSLAETLRRGYSKVKLDLIIVASPDALDFATRYRDKIFPGLPVVFYGLSKDELAEIHLLPGMVGRTESADIQSTVDLALRLHPDTRTIAVIDTTTKLWWALAHAEILRHQDQVKEIDLVGTPSAEMLRSIDSLPPHTVVLFQMAPEGGVERPVDANDVLAEATKRFPTYSAFHTLCLDRGCVGGVYADWNANMAWAGEAAARILSGKQSETAAPVIEDSGRQVMVDWRQLQRWHISGSALPPGSLVLYRPPPLWAVYRKYILAALAVIVIQAFLIAGLLWQRRRKRRAEAILRESEELFRMLAETTPALIWMCGPDGTTTYLNSRRLEYTGGDTTAGFGDTWMEYVHPDDRARVQLDYTNSLRDHAPYSCEYRLRRSDGVYRWVFNLATPRFDGEGSFAGFIGSVVDITDQKLAQQALRDLSGRLIGAQEDERRRIARELHDDICQRLAVLSVRLEQVNRNGSKDSLHDIREYCVEIAADVQGLSHQLHSSKLDHLGLAAALKGFCGEFSKQYSVHIDFKEEGVPRTLPQDVSITLFRITQEALRNAVKYSQSANFAVALSGTAGEILLEVQDWGVGFDLEAVMRSGGLGLLSMQERAHLVRGSLSVESQPGAGTRVLAIVPLTTNRFPETGTEDNPVATAAG; this is encoded by the coding sequence GTGCGCTATGCGTGCCTTGCGATTCTTGCCATCCTCATCAGCTTGCTCAGCGGCGCACCGGGTTTTGCGCAGAAGACCGCGAAGAACATACTTGTCATCTTCAGCTCGGCAAATCAAACCAGTGACCTCGGCCAGATTGAACACGCCATGCAGGCGCACTATGCGGGCCAGGTAAACGTCTACGTCTCCTATATCTACGGCAATTTCGAACAGGCATGGGCGGGGGCATCTTACCTGGATAGCCTTGCGGAGACGCTTCGCCGCGGCTACAGCAAGGTCAAGCTCGACCTCATCATCGTGGCGTCTCCTGATGCTCTCGATTTCGCCACCCGATACCGCGACAAGATCTTTCCCGGCCTGCCCGTGGTTTTCTACGGTCTCAGCAAAGACGAGCTGGCAGAGATCCATCTGCTGCCGGGAATGGTGGGCAGAACGGAATCAGCGGACATTCAGTCCACCGTCGATCTGGCCCTTCGCCTCCATCCCGACACGCGCACCATCGCTGTCATCGATACGACAACGAAACTCTGGTGGGCGCTCGCGCATGCCGAGATTCTTCGTCACCAGGACCAGGTGAAAGAGATCGACCTGGTCGGGACTCCCAGCGCGGAGATGCTCCGGAGCATCGACTCCCTGCCTCCTCACACCGTGGTTCTCTTCCAGATGGCCCCTGAAGGTGGGGTCGAAAGACCTGTGGACGCGAACGACGTCCTTGCGGAAGCCACCAAGCGGTTCCCCACGTATTCGGCGTTCCACACGCTTTGTCTCGATCGCGGCTGCGTGGGCGGAGTCTATGCTGACTGGAACGCGAACATGGCATGGGCAGGCGAAGCCGCGGCGCGCATCCTTTCCGGAAAGCAATCCGAGACCGCTGCCCCGGTCATCGAGGACTCCGGCCGTCAAGTCATGGTCGATTGGCGTCAGCTACAGCGCTGGCACATCTCGGGGTCGGCTCTGCCGCCTGGAAGTCTGGTTCTCTATCGGCCGCCGCCGCTGTGGGCGGTCTATCGGAAGTACATTCTCGCGGCATTGGCCGTGATCGTTATTCAGGCCTTTCTCATCGCTGGGCTGCTTTGGCAGCGCCGGCGCAAGCGCCGGGCTGAAGCCATTTTGCGCGAGAGCGAAGAACTTTTCCGTATGCTGGCGGAGACTACTCCGGCGCTCATCTGGATGTGCGGCCCCGATGGCACTACCACTTATCTGAACAGCCGGCGTCTCGAGTACACCGGTGGCGACACCACCGCAGGCTTCGGCGATACGTGGATGGAATACGTCCATCCTGACGACCGGGCACGGGTGCAGCTTGACTACACCAATTCGCTGAGAGATCACGCGCCCTACTCCTGCGAGTACCGCCTGCGCCGCAGCGATGGAGTCTACCGCTGGGTGTTCAATCTCGCCACGCCGCGCTTCGATGGTGAGGGATCGTTTGCCGGGTTCATCGGCTCGGTCGTGGATATTACGGATCAGAAGCTCGCGCAGCAAGCCCTGCGCGATCTCAGCGGGCGTCTCATTGGAGCGCAGGAAGACGAGCGCCGCCGTATCGCCCGCGAGCTTCATGACGACATCTGCCAGCGACTCGCAGTTCTGTCGGTCCGCCTCGAGCAAGTGAACCGTAACGGATCGAAAGACAGTCTGCACGACATTCGGGAATACTGCGTGGAGATTGCTGCCGATGTGCAGGGCCTCTCGCACCAGCTTCACTCGTCGAAGCTCGACCACCTGGGCCTCGCAGCCGCTCTCAAAGGATTTTGCGGCGAGTTCTCGAAGCAGTACAGTGTCCACATCGATTTCAAAGAAGAGGGCGTGCCCAGAACTTTGCCGCAGGACGTGTCAATCACCCTCTTCCGGATCACCCAGGAAGCTTTGCGCAATGCCGTCAAATACAGCCAGAGCGCGAACTTCGCGGTCGCGCTGAGCGGGACGGCGGGGGAAATCCTTCTCGAGGTTCAGGACTGGGGCGTTGGATTCGATCTCGAGGCGGTGATGCGAAGCGGCGGGCTGGGACTTCTGAGCATGCAGGAACGAGCGCACCTGGTGCGCGGCAGCCTGTCGGTCGAGTCGCAGCCAGGAGCCGGGACGAGAGTCCTGGCCATCGTTCCGCTTACTACGAATCGGTTCCCCGAAACCGGCACAGAAGATAATCCCGTTGCGACTGCGGCCGGCTAG